From a region of the Paenibacillus sp. R14(2021) genome:
- a CDS encoding helix-turn-helix domain-containing protein, with protein MLSDELLFKDDVILTWMRDRFLQDLVLGRKQKSLNVKESLSRLNLNPYFTYPALALLEPISPCAEEHEKLLHMEKIRDYLQQQTASGSVVFIDDKNRIGLLFSWVSKVFLEDIQHLLSAQFSLPVNIGVGKPCSQLCDVNQSYKQASRALQNKFYNGTGKIIYYSELPRYAALGDYPADKEALLLDALKAADSPSEIEEAVDVFYNTLLEQGPIDIKAVYELTARLLIGTEKKLLASSNLVTAYEKIEVMSIVKMQTLQEIKAYVGRFLLGLKDVMAPDQKESHRSIIKKTIHHMKQDCQVVSLQSAAQKVYMTPTYLSLLFKLNTGKTFIDHLTEIRIDKAKELLGSTHYKNYEVAEQVGYQDPRYFSQIFKKKVGLSPTQYRESVGQ; from the coding sequence ATGTTAAGCGATGAGCTGCTGTTTAAAGACGATGTGATCTTGACGTGGATGAGAGACCGGTTTCTTCAGGATCTCGTCCTCGGGCGCAAGCAGAAGAGCCTGAATGTGAAGGAAAGCTTATCCCGCTTGAATTTGAATCCCTATTTTACGTATCCGGCGCTGGCGCTGCTGGAGCCAATCTCCCCTTGTGCGGAGGAGCACGAGAAACTCCTTCATATGGAGAAAATACGGGATTACCTGCAGCAGCAGACGGCGAGCGGCAGCGTCGTGTTCATAGATGACAAGAACCGGATAGGCCTGCTGTTCTCATGGGTATCCAAGGTGTTCCTAGAGGACATCCAGCACTTGCTGAGCGCGCAGTTCAGCTTGCCGGTCAATATTGGCGTAGGCAAGCCGTGCAGCCAGCTGTGCGACGTGAACCAATCGTACAAACAGGCTTCGCGCGCGCTGCAAAACAAATTTTATAACGGTACGGGCAAAATCATTTATTACAGCGAGCTTCCCCGCTATGCGGCCCTCGGCGACTATCCGGCGGACAAGGAAGCCCTGCTGCTTGATGCCTTGAAGGCGGCCGACTCCCCGTCAGAGATCGAGGAAGCCGTCGACGTCTTCTATAATACGCTGCTTGAGCAGGGCCCCATCGACATCAAAGCGGTGTACGAGCTGACGGCTCGCCTGCTGATTGGAACGGAGAAGAAGCTGCTTGCCAGCAGCAATCTTGTGACCGCTTACGAGAAGATCGAGGTCATGTCCATCGTCAAGATGCAGACGCTGCAGGAGATTAAGGCGTATGTCGGCCGTTTCTTGCTCGGTTTGAAGGACGTCATGGCCCCTGATCAGAAAGAAAGCCATCGCAGCATCATCAAGAAAACCATCCACCATATGAAGCAGGATTGCCAGGTCGTTTCGCTGCAAAGCGCGGCGCAGAAGGTCTATATGACGCCGACGTACTTAAGTCTGCTCTTTAAGCTGAACACGGGCAAAACTTTCATCGATCACCTGACCGAAATCCGGATCGACAAGGCCAAGGAACTGCTTGGCAGCACGCATTACAAGAATTACGAGGTCGCCGAGCAGGTCGGCTACCAAGATCCGCGATATTTCAGTCAAATCTTCAAGAAGAAGGTCGGCTTGTCTCCGACGCAGTACCGCGAGTCGGTTGGCCAGTAA
- a CDS encoding DUF5696 domain-containing protein has translation MAEKKRRAAVILCAACLIGGMIGIGMGSVGYGEQGADNGRASDGSGPPALQTEKGASQAAALRLPAAKGQHEPPSANTPQEIQALVAMEKAAENDTLQLYVNRATAEIAVKDKRDGYSWFSNPPGREADPKASPLYKSELSSQVLVTYYNDKGQVNTFNSYDDSVAKKQFDISAKDNGLKVVYHIGNIAKGYANIPKAISKERFQTQILDRIQDKDTREDVAFKFSLDEEKQIYTVRKLQDYVAEEISATLEKAGYTAEEAARDNKENGAGDASETANAEFTVPVEYTLDGEHLVVSVPGKELAYNKAYPLATVQVLKFFGAAGTDKSGYLFVPDGSGALIHLNSGKQQAEPYSLPVYGNDGSFDVKEHIQTNEITRLPVFGMKQNDHAMLGIIEDGDALAGITADVSGRNDSYNAVSSKFQVAAMDFYTLTSGTKTSAVPMFQSQTYEGSLKLRYAFLSGAAANYVGMAEQYRTYLAGKYQLKPLDDAEEAPFILELDGAFRKRKSFLGIPYPSTESLTSFDEAQTLLKQLKQAGVDKIDLRYVGWFNGGINHSSPSSISITGALGGSSGFRDLTAYAKQNGIGFYPDVAFLEKYKGAAGAATFLDRSKAAVYRYDPVMYAKDTERFSHYILSPAVLPKQVDRFLSDYADTGNKGLSLRDMGNEVNSDFDPGKTVNRQDALRTIAKQTSKLKQQAGSLMVNGGNAYSLPYADVIVNAPVRSSRMNITDEDIPFYQIALHGYYDLAGAPFNMDELQNPRLSMLQGLETGSNVFYQWYYSDSTKVKDTDYNDLYGLGYRSWFDEAVKLYNESKTVLGSVRNQMIVKHEKLAPGIVQTTFGNGTTITINYNHTAVAVNGLQIEAEGYRVGGE, from the coding sequence GCAGACCGAGAAAGGGGCTTCGCAGGCAGCGGCTTTGCGGCTGCCCGCAGCGAAGGGACAGCACGAGCCTCCGTCAGCGAACACGCCGCAGGAAATTCAGGCGCTGGTTGCCATGGAGAAGGCCGCCGAGAATGATACGCTGCAGCTGTACGTGAATCGAGCCACGGCCGAAATCGCCGTCAAGGATAAGCGCGACGGTTATAGCTGGTTCTCGAATCCCCCTGGGCGGGAAGCGGATCCCAAAGCTTCGCCGCTGTACAAGTCGGAGCTGTCCTCGCAGGTATTGGTCACCTATTATAACGATAAAGGGCAGGTCAATACGTTCAACAGCTACGACGACAGCGTGGCGAAGAAGCAATTCGACATCTCGGCGAAGGATAACGGGCTGAAGGTGGTTTACCATATCGGCAATATCGCCAAGGGCTACGCCAACATTCCGAAAGCGATCAGCAAGGAACGGTTCCAGACACAAATCCTGGACCGGATTCAGGATAAGGACACGCGCGAGGATGTGGCGTTCAAGTTCAGCCTCGATGAAGAGAAGCAAATCTATACCGTCCGCAAGCTGCAGGATTACGTGGCGGAGGAGATATCCGCCACGCTGGAGAAGGCGGGCTACACGGCCGAAGAAGCCGCGCGCGACAATAAGGAGAACGGAGCCGGCGATGCGTCCGAAACCGCGAACGCGGAGTTCACCGTGCCTGTGGAATATACGCTGGACGGTGAGCACTTGGTCGTATCGGTTCCAGGCAAGGAGCTGGCTTACAACAAGGCCTATCCGCTCGCAACCGTGCAGGTGCTCAAATTCTTCGGCGCGGCGGGCACGGACAAATCCGGTTACCTGTTCGTTCCCGACGGCTCGGGAGCGCTAATCCATCTGAACAGCGGCAAGCAGCAAGCAGAGCCGTACAGCTTGCCCGTATACGGCAATGACGGCTCCTTCGACGTGAAGGAGCATATCCAAACCAATGAAATCACAAGACTCCCGGTGTTCGGCATGAAGCAGAACGACCATGCAATGCTTGGGATTATCGAAGACGGCGACGCGTTGGCAGGCATCACGGCGGACGTGAGCGGACGCAACGATTCCTACAACGCGGTCAGCAGCAAATTTCAAGTGGCGGCGATGGATTTTTACACGCTGACCTCGGGCACGAAGACGAGCGCCGTGCCGATGTTTCAGAGCCAAACCTACGAAGGCAGCCTGAAGCTCAGGTATGCGTTCTTATCTGGAGCGGCCGCGAATTACGTCGGCATGGCGGAGCAGTACCGGACCTATTTGGCCGGTAAATATCAGTTGAAGCCGCTTGACGATGCGGAGGAAGCGCCGTTTATTCTGGAGCTGGACGGGGCGTTTCGCAAGCGCAAATCCTTCCTCGGCATTCCGTATCCGTCCACGGAATCCTTAACGAGCTTCGACGAGGCGCAGACTCTGCTGAAGCAGCTCAAGCAAGCCGGTGTCGACAAGATCGATCTGCGTTACGTCGGCTGGTTTAACGGCGGCATCAATCATTCGTCCCCGTCCTCTATCAGCATAACGGGCGCGCTGGGCGGCAGCAGCGGATTCCGGGATCTGACCGCTTACGCGAAGCAGAACGGAATCGGCTTCTATCCGGATGTGGCTTTTCTGGAGAAGTATAAAGGAGCTGCCGGAGCGGCAACGTTCTTGGACCGCAGCAAAGCGGCCGTTTATCGGTACGATCCGGTGATGTACGCCAAGGATACGGAGCGGTTCTCGCATTACATTCTATCGCCCGCGGTACTGCCTAAGCAGGTGGACCGTTTTCTGTCGGACTATGCGGATACGGGGAACAAGGGCTTGTCCTTGCGCGATATGGGGAATGAAGTGAATTCGGACTTTGACCCTGGAAAGACGGTGAACAGGCAGGATGCGCTGCGGACCATCGCGAAGCAGACGAGCAAGCTGAAGCAGCAGGCGGGCTCGCTGATGGTGAACGGCGGCAACGCCTACAGCCTGCCGTACGCCGATGTGATTGTCAACGCGCCGGTGCGCAGCAGCCGTATGAACATTACGGATGAGGACATTCCATTCTATCAGATTGCCCTTCACGGTTATTACGATTTGGCGGGTGCTCCGTTTAACATGGATGAGCTTCAGAATCCGAGACTGTCCATGCTTCAAGGGCTGGAGACCGGTTCGAACGTCTTCTACCAATGGTATTACAGTGATTCTACCAAGGTGAAGGATACCGACTATAACGACTTGTACGGGCTCGGCTACCGCAGCTGGTTCGATGAAGCGGTGAAGCTCTATAACGAGAGCAAGACCGTTCTCGGCAGCGTGCGCAATCAGATGATCGTCAAGCACGAGAAGCTGGCACCCGGCATCGTCCAGACGACATTCGGGAACGGGACGACCATCACGATTAACTACAATCATACAGCGGTAGCGGTGAACGGCTTACAAATCGAGGCCGAGGGCTACCGGGTAGGCGGTGAATAA
- a CDS encoding carbohydrate ABC transporter permease: MLRKPLTLTQKKAWFGVLFVSPLLLGMVMLFILPLIQSFRFSLSSIHLVEGGFAVNYEGFKNYGNLFTTNPNFPRKLTESITNMVVNVPIIIIFSLFAAVLLNQKFAGRAMARAIFFLPVILASAAIANLDISSFVGGSAPSGGGEDSGNLMQSFELKKMMLDSGLAPVFVNYITGAVDRIYEIISSSGVQILIFLAGLQSISPSLYESSRIEGATGYEIFWKITFPMMTPLILTNTVYSIIDSFNHNTINALISETAFKSFEFGQSAAMSWVYFLLVAFILAVSTTLISRKVFYYD; this comes from the coding sequence ATGTTAAGGAAACCATTGACCTTGACGCAGAAGAAGGCTTGGTTCGGGGTGCTGTTCGTATCGCCGCTCCTACTGGGCATGGTCATGCTGTTCATATTGCCGCTTATTCAATCCTTTCGTTTCAGCCTAAGCTCCATTCATTTGGTGGAAGGCGGCTTCGCGGTCAATTACGAAGGCTTCAAGAATTACGGCAACCTGTTCACGACGAATCCAAATTTCCCTCGGAAACTTACGGAATCCATCACGAACATGGTTGTCAACGTGCCGATTATCATCATCTTCAGTTTGTTTGCCGCTGTACTGCTGAACCAGAAGTTCGCCGGACGCGCGATGGCGCGAGCCATCTTCTTCCTGCCCGTCATTCTTGCGTCGGCGGCGATCGCGAACCTCGACATCAGCAGCTTTGTCGGGGGCTCGGCTCCTTCCGGCGGAGGAGAGGACAGCGGGAATCTGATGCAGAGCTTCGAGCTGAAGAAGATGATGCTGGACTCCGGCCTTGCTCCCGTGTTCGTCAATTACATTACGGGCGCGGTGGACCGGATTTATGAAATCATCAGCTCCTCCGGCGTGCAAATTCTCATCTTCCTTGCAGGGCTGCAGTCAATCTCGCCGTCCCTGTACGAATCATCGCGGATCGAAGGGGCCACCGGTTACGAAATCTTCTGGAAAATCACGTTTCCGATGATGACGCCCTTGATTCTCACGAATACGGTCTATTCCATTATCGACTCGTTCAATCACAATACGATCAATGCGCTAATCTCGGAAACGGCATTCAAATCGTTCGAATTCGGCCAAAGCGCCGCCATGTCCTGGGTGTACTTCCTGCTGGTCGCCTTCATTCTGGCTGTGTCCACGACGCTGATTTCGCGAAAGGTCTTCTATTACGATTGA
- a CDS encoding carbohydrate ABC transporter permease, giving the protein MEAPLRKRKSKGETNAAGYLFIAPWLIGFLLLTLWPIAQSFYLSFTEYSLLEAPVWTGTDNYVNIFTNDSTFTKSLGVTFSFVLVSVPLKLFFSLMVAIALSRSIRGMNFYRTAIYFPSLIGGSIAVAALWRNMFGLDGYINQVLAWFGIQGVGWITNPDTSLGTLILLNTWQFGSTMVIFLAGLKQIPQELYESASVDGAGRIRKFFRITLPMLSPVMFFNLVLGIIGSFQTFTSALIITKGGPINSTYMYALFLYEKAFKHYQMGYASALAWILLVIVAVLTALNFLASRYWVFYESDGGKAK; this is encoded by the coding sequence GTGGAAGCGCCCCTGCGTAAACGCAAAAGCAAGGGAGAAACCAATGCAGCCGGCTATCTGTTTATTGCCCCGTGGCTGATCGGATTTTTGCTTCTGACGTTATGGCCCATTGCGCAATCCTTCTATCTATCCTTCACGGAATACTCGCTGCTGGAAGCTCCTGTTTGGACAGGTACGGACAATTACGTCAACATCTTCACGAACGACTCGACCTTTACCAAATCGCTTGGCGTCACGTTCAGCTTCGTGCTCGTCTCGGTGCCGCTGAAGCTGTTCTTCTCGCTCATGGTCGCGATTGCCCTAAGCAGAAGCATCCGAGGGATGAATTTCTACCGCACGGCGATCTATTTTCCATCGCTCATCGGCGGCAGTATCGCGGTAGCCGCGCTGTGGCGCAACATGTTTGGGCTCGACGGCTACATCAACCAAGTGCTGGCCTGGTTCGGCATTCAAGGCGTGGGCTGGATCACCAATCCGGATACCTCGCTTGGGACGCTGATCCTGCTGAACACCTGGCAGTTCGGCTCCACGATGGTCATTTTCCTGGCCGGGCTGAAGCAAATTCCGCAGGAGTTGTACGAATCCGCTTCGGTCGACGGCGCAGGACGCATCCGCAAATTCTTCCGCATCACGCTTCCGATGCTCTCGCCGGTCATGTTCTTCAATTTGGTGCTCGGCATTATCGGCTCCTTCCAGACGTTCACTTCGGCCTTGATCATCACCAAAGGCGGCCCGATTAATTCCACGTACATGTATGCGCTGTTCCTCTACGAGAAGGCGTTTAAGCATTACCAAATGGGCTACGCCTCCGCGCTTGCCTGGATTCTGCTGGTCATCGTAGCCGTACTGACCGCCCTGAATTTTCTCGCTTCGCGCTACTGGGTATTCTACGAGTCGGATGGGGGGAAAGCCAAATGA
- a CDS encoding carbohydrate ABC transporter permease, with the protein MSTIRGKLSSHLFLAAFSLLMLYPVIWWVGASLKKTAELGLPTLWPSTPMWENYDKGWHFSGDYTFAHFFGNTLLMELGNVTGGVLTAALVAYGFGRLNFKLRGFWFSILLMTMMLPGQVTVVPQYILFNKLGWVDSYVPLVLPHFFGGGAFFIFLLVQFIRGIPRDLDEAAKIDGASVYGIFLRIIFPLIKPALVTVAIFTFIWSWDDFFAQVLYLSSVNKFTVGLALRMFIDQFDIQWGQLLAMSLLSILPSAIIFLFAQKYFVEGIATTGLKG; encoded by the coding sequence ATGAGCACGATTCGGGGCAAATTGTCGAGTCATCTGTTCCTTGCCGCGTTCTCCCTGCTGATGCTTTATCCGGTGATCTGGTGGGTCGGCGCTTCGCTAAAGAAGACGGCAGAGCTTGGTCTGCCTACGCTGTGGCCGTCAACGCCGATGTGGGAGAACTACGACAAGGGCTGGCACTTCTCCGGCGATTATACCTTTGCGCATTTCTTCGGCAACACGCTCCTGATGGAGCTCGGCAACGTAACCGGCGGCGTGCTGACCGCGGCGCTCGTGGCTTACGGCTTCGGCCGCTTGAACTTCAAGCTTCGGGGCTTCTGGTTCTCGATCCTGCTGATGACGATGATGCTGCCCGGTCAGGTTACCGTGGTGCCGCAGTATATTCTGTTCAACAAGCTGGGCTGGGTAGACAGCTATGTACCGCTGGTACTGCCCCATTTCTTCGGCGGCGGCGCCTTCTTCATCTTCCTTCTTGTCCAATTTATCCGGGGTATTCCCCGCGATCTGGACGAAGCGGCCAAGATTGACGGCGCTTCCGTGTACGGCATTTTCCTGCGGATTATATTCCCGCTCATTAAGCCCGCGCTGGTCACGGTCGCGATCTTTACCTTCATCTGGAGCTGGGACGATTTCTTCGCGCAAGTGCTGTACTTAAGCTCCGTCAACAAGTTTACCGTAGGGCTTGCGCTGCGCATGTTTATCGATCAGTTCGATATTCAATGGGGCCAGCTGCTTGCGATGTCCTTGCTGTCTATTCTGCCTTCCGCCATCATCTTCTTGTTTGCCCAGAAATATTTCGTGGAGGGGATTGCAACAACAGGCTTGAAAGGCTAG
- a CDS encoding copper homeostasis protein CutC produces MVLEVIATTAEEARIAEAAGADRIELIAAIEEGGLTPSLAVVEEAAGSTTIPIRVMVRPHSRSFEMSPYDIRVMCNDIGAIRKTGAAGIVLGSLTADGIVDEDNLRRLLDVAGDLAVTFHRAFDDVRDQAEALEVLSRYPQIRTVLTSGGMYSALDAEAELGRLVRLAQNTHLTILAGSGLTIQSLESFVRNTGVREVHMGSGVRMSGFQNNALDPARIRQARELLDRLEPEEEIERGERLGDEPQAAGADCGHERAADI; encoded by the coding sequence ATGGTGCTGGAAGTCATTGCAACGACGGCTGAAGAGGCGAGAATCGCCGAGGCTGCGGGAGCGGATCGTATCGAGTTAATCGCTGCGATAGAGGAAGGCGGTTTAACGCCAAGTCTGGCTGTCGTTGAAGAAGCTGCAGGCTCGACTACGATTCCGATTCGGGTCATGGTTCGGCCGCACAGCCGGAGCTTCGAGATGTCGCCCTATGATATACGCGTCATGTGCAACGATATCGGGGCCATCCGTAAGACGGGCGCGGCAGGAATCGTGCTCGGCTCGCTGACGGCTGACGGCATCGTGGACGAAGACAATCTTCGCCGCCTGCTGGATGTTGCCGGCGACCTCGCCGTCACGTTCCACCGGGCATTCGACGATGTGCGGGATCAGGCGGAAGCGCTTGAGGTGCTGAGCCGTTACCCGCAGATAAGAACCGTCCTAACCTCCGGAGGCATGTACAGCGCGCTGGATGCGGAGGCAGAGCTCGGCAGGCTGGTTCGGCTTGCGCAGAATACTCATCTTACGATTCTTGCCGGCAGCGGCCTAACGATTCAATCGCTGGAATCTTTCGTCAGGAATACCGGCGTCCGCGAGGTTCATATGGGTTCAGGCGTCCGCATGAGCGGCTTTCAGAACAACGCATTGGACCCTGCTCGAATCAGGCAAGCAAGGGAGCTGCTGGACCGCTTGGAGCCGGAGGAGGAGATTGAGCGCGGTGAGCGGCTTGGAGATGAGCCGCAGGCCGCTGGCGCCGATTGCGGTCATGAAAGGGCAGCGGACATCTGA
- a CDS encoding carbohydrate ABC transporter permease — MKSPAAYAEMLHAKYNPLEKSKQWLWKIVRAVLVAGFCFSILFPLFLRLSVAFRSKVDIYDPTVLWIPRHFTLDNIKIAMEATHYFSTLLNTFLISAGTTLVQLATCALAAYAFARLKFKGSGLLFGLVVFTIVVPPQTIMIPLYLTYRYFDLFGLVGLFSNRSSFNLIDTFWPFLISSATGMGLKNGLYIFIFRQFFRGIPKEIEEAALVDGAGIFKTFYRIMLPNAMPAIVTVVLFSFVWQWNDSYYVSLFFSKVKVLSTQLMDMGSVLGKEPDLVYQSMLLNTGVLLLTAPLIVMYFFVQRYFVEGVERTGLVG, encoded by the coding sequence ATGAAATCGCCTGCTGCTTATGCGGAGATGCTCCATGCCAAGTACAATCCGCTCGAGAAATCCAAGCAATGGCTGTGGAAAATCGTACGCGCCGTCCTGGTTGCCGGCTTTTGCTTTAGTATTCTGTTTCCGCTGTTCCTTCGATTGTCGGTTGCCTTCCGCAGCAAGGTGGACATTTACGATCCGACCGTGCTCTGGATTCCGAGACATTTCACCTTGGATAATATCAAAATCGCGATGGAAGCCACGCATTATTTCTCGACGCTGCTGAACACGTTTCTGATCTCGGCAGGCACGACGCTCGTTCAGCTGGCGACCTGCGCGCTTGCGGCGTACGCTTTTGCAAGGTTGAAGTTCAAAGGCAGCGGCTTGCTCTTCGGCCTAGTCGTCTTCACGATCGTCGTTCCGCCGCAGACGATTATGATACCGCTCTACTTGACGTATCGTTACTTTGATTTATTCGGCCTGGTGGGGCTGTTCTCAAACAGGTCGAGCTTCAATCTGATCGATACATTCTGGCCGTTCCTCATCTCCTCCGCGACCGGAATGGGACTGAAGAACGGGCTGTATATCTTTATCTTCCGGCAGTTCTTCCGGGGCATTCCGAAGGAAATCGAAGAAGCGGCGCTCGTGGACGGAGCGGGGATTTTCAAAACGTTCTATCGCATCATGCTGCCGAATGCCATGCCCGCAATCGTGACGGTCGTCTTGTTTTCCTTCGTGTGGCAGTGGAACGACAGCTATTACGTATCCCTCTTCTTCAGCAAAGTAAAGGTGCTTTCCACGCAGCTGATGGATATGGGCTCGGTGCTCGGCAAGGAGCCGGATCTGGTCTACCAGTCCATGCTGCTAAACACCGGCGTGCTTCTGTTAACCGCGCCGCTCATTGTCATGTATTTCTTCGTGCAGCGGTATTTCGTCGAAGGCGTAGAACGGACAGGTCTTGTAGGATAA
- a CDS encoding GntR family transcriptional regulator — MGAIRSSQVDYPINSISEHVYKDLKRDILSGDLQPGTRLIVTEIAGNYKISQAPVREALERLKQEGLIVGIPNKGSVVSTITAKEIKDIYVLREIIEGFAVRQSMPLLTEADYSYLQGIISEMDIANKQNEMLRILELDMDFHGFFYKRCDNQAVLELWNHMRTKVMRFMAISNRHYTTEVLADWHLLLIDALRSGDADAAEAAFIGHMHAYKMIDLD; from the coding sequence GTGGGCGCCATACGCAGCAGCCAGGTCGATTATCCGATTAACTCGATTAGCGAACATGTCTATAAGGATCTGAAGCGGGATATTCTCTCGGGAGATCTCCAGCCGGGTACCCGGCTTATCGTCACTGAGATTGCCGGGAATTATAAGATCAGCCAAGCACCCGTGCGCGAGGCCTTGGAGCGGTTGAAGCAGGAAGGCCTTATTGTCGGCATTCCCAACAAGGGCTCGGTCGTATCGACGATTACGGCCAAGGAAATCAAGGATATTTACGTCCTTCGTGAAATTATCGAAGGGTTTGCCGTCCGGCAGTCGATGCCGCTGTTAACGGAAGCGGATTACAGCTATTTGCAAGGCATTATCAGCGAGATGGACATCGCCAATAAACAAAATGAAATGCTGCGTATTTTGGAGCTGGACATGGATTTTCACGGTTTCTTCTATAAACGCTGCGACAATCAGGCCGTCCTGGAGCTGTGGAACCATATGCGCACCAAGGTGATGCGGTTCATGGCAATCAGCAATCGCCACTATACGACCGAAGTGCTGGCTGACTGGCATCTCCTGCTCATCGATGCCCTGCGTTCGGGCGATGCGGATGCGGCGGAGGCCGCGTTTATCGGACATATGCATGCCTATAAGATGATTGACCTTGACTAG
- a CDS encoding family 20 glycosylhydrolase, protein MNKEWGLRGFHMRFGSHEDVDALKRVITEALMPMGVNVLILEVNTNFQFSSHPEVSGGTLTRQDARELSALCREGGIRLIPLFDCLGHQGWGGARNSLLRAHPEFDETPHVSTDAKWPDFYCPSWCPSHPDVNALVFDLMDELVDAFEADALHVGMDEVFAIADEGCPRCRGKNKAELFAKAANDYYEHVVRKRGLQMLMWADRLIDSEGLGYSEWEGDIYGIWPAVDLIPKDIVLCDWHYDKLDAYPSVGHLLDKGFTVWPSSWKTPEAALDFFDQSVRQAEERGALARMPGMLVTGWNATGAKLVTALFGEGDLGEDEGDIAGIARTLGIVMERLRKAGE, encoded by the coding sequence ATGAATAAGGAATGGGGCCTGCGCGGCTTTCATATGCGGTTTGGATCTCACGAGGACGTGGATGCGTTAAAACGAGTCATTACCGAGGCACTGATGCCGATGGGCGTAAATGTGCTGATTCTGGAAGTGAATACGAATTTTCAATTCAGCTCCCATCCGGAGGTGTCCGGCGGAACGCTGACTCGCCAGGATGCGCGGGAGCTGTCGGCGTTGTGCCGGGAAGGCGGAATCCGTCTGATTCCGCTGTTCGATTGCCTGGGTCACCAAGGCTGGGGCGGCGCTAGAAATTCGCTGCTGCGCGCGCATCCCGAATTCGACGAAACGCCTCATGTTTCTACGGACGCGAAGTGGCCGGATTTCTACTGCCCGAGCTGGTGTCCGTCGCACCCGGACGTGAACGCGCTTGTGTTCGACCTCATGGATGAGCTGGTGGACGCGTTCGAGGCGGATGCGCTTCATGTAGGGATGGACGAGGTGTTCGCGATCGCGGACGAAGGCTGCCCCCGCTGCCGCGGGAAGAACAAAGCGGAGCTGTTCGCGAAAGCGGCCAACGACTATTACGAGCATGTCGTCCGCAAACGCGGGCTCCAGATGCTGATGTGGGCCGACCGGCTGATAGATTCGGAAGGGCTGGGCTATTCGGAGTGGGAGGGCGATATCTACGGCATTTGGCCAGCCGTGGACCTTATTCCGAAGGATATCGTGCTGTGTGACTGGCATTACGACAAGCTGGACGCCTATCCGTCGGTAGGCCATTTACTAGATAAGGGGTTTACGGTATGGCCTTCCAGCTGGAAGACACCGGAGGCCGCTCTTGATTTCTTCGACCAGTCTGTTCGGCAGGCAGAGGAACGGGGAGCGCTGGCGAGAATGCCGGGCATGCTCGTGACAGGTTGGAATGCGACCGGAGCCAAGCTGGTGACGGCTCTCTTCGGCGAAGGGGATCTGGGAGAGGACGAAGGCGATATCGCCGGCATAGCGCGTACGCTCGGCATCGTCATGGAACGACTCCGGAAGGCAGGAGAGTAA
- a CDS encoding RraA family protein — protein MKFDNPEDIVQLTPQWEGERFPNGRPKVSEDVLRRMRKITLEEAWGPLWNRGYAYQFEGDFKIIHPDKIMVGRAVTAVMVPKRPDLHDVLLKLGHEQEGRKGFFNQWVIDSLVEDDVVVVDMFDKVHLGTYVGGNLSTAISTRTKRGGAVIWGGVRDNQQIVEIEDINVYYRGSDPTAIADVTMAGMNVPTRIGRAICLPGDIVLGTPAGVIFIPPHLAELTVVQAEKSQVRDIFGFVRLKEGVYSTAQIDAAWNTALWSDFVGWFDSDPAARDYRHLTWESELAEAAKTDGGSGYDVRL, from the coding sequence ATGAAATTTGACAATCCGGAAGATATCGTCCAGCTCACCCCCCAGTGGGAAGGGGAGCGTTTCCCGAACGGCCGGCCGAAGGTGTCCGAGGATGTGCTGCGGCGCATGCGAAAAATCACCCTGGAAGAAGCGTGGGGACCGCTCTGGAATAGGGGCTATGCCTATCAATTTGAAGGCGATTTCAAAATCATTCACCCGGACAAGATCATGGTCGGCCGTGCGGTAACCGCCGTCATGGTGCCGAAGCGTCCTGATTTGCACGACGTGCTGCTGAAGCTCGGCCATGAGCAGGAAGGGCGCAAGGGCTTCTTCAATCAGTGGGTCATCGACTCGCTCGTCGAAGATGACGTCGTCGTTGTCGATATGTTCGACAAGGTTCACCTCGGAACGTATGTAGGGGGCAATTTGAGTACCGCAATATCCACCCGTACCAAACGCGGAGGCGCGGTCATCTGGGGCGGCGTTCGCGACAACCAGCAGATTGTTGAAATCGAGGATATCAATGTGTATTACCGGGGAAGCGACCCTACGGCGATTGCGGATGTGACGATGGCGGGCATGAACGTGCCGACGCGGATCGGCCGGGCGATCTGCCTGCCGGGGGATATCGTGCTCGGCACCCCAGCCGGCGTGATCTTCATCCCTCCCCATCTCGCTGAGCTTACGGTTGTACAAGCGGAGAAGTCCCAGGTCCGCGACATCTTCGGCTTCGTTCGCCTCAAGGAAGGCGTCTACTCGACGGCTCAGATCGATGCGGCTTGGAACACGGCCCTGTGGAGCGACTTCGTAGGCTGGTTCGACAGCGATCCAGCCGCGAGGGACTACCGTCACTTAACATGGGAGAGCGAGCTAGCGGAGGCGGCGAAAACAGACGGCGGCAGCGGCTATGACGTTCGCCTGTAA